The genomic DNA tgtcctgctcgtcgtcgttgCCGGACAGATAATCGAGACGGTTGACGATACCGCTGCCCGAGCACGAGGGGTCCAGAAGCATGTactgcaccgcgtcgtgctctGCCGGGTCGAGCGACAGAAAGTCGGTTTTTTTTGGATGGACATTgccgtgctcgcgcgcaagaCATCCTGCGCGGCCAAGCAGGCGGACAAGCGTCGCGTACCGattcggcgcgcgctccagcgcggTGAGCTTGCCGCGGCCTTGCATGAGCGCGCTCAGGTGGCTCGTCTTGTTGCCCGGCGCGGATGTCGCGTCCATCGCCGTCGTATCCTTGGGCCCATCATGCAGGGGATCCAGCACGGCGGCAGGGAAGCAACTCGCCAGATCTTGCAGGATCAAAGCGCCGTTCCGGAAGAGCTCCGTCTTCATCAGGCGCGATGTCGCGTGGGGATGAAATGCGAGCACATTCTCGACGTGCTTCGAGCGGAGGAACTGGGTACTGCGTTAGTCAAGCGGCGTACTCTTTGTAAATCGTGTCTCCCTCGAGCAAGCTCCACCCCTGCTCTTCGAGGTGTGCAACAGCGTCCTCAGCCGAGGTCTTGAGCGTATTGACGCGGCACCAGCGCGGGATGCGgccggcgatgcgccgctcctctGCGCCGCTCCGCAGTTCTTCTGGACGGCTCTTTCCCATACGTAGTTGCACACGCACGAGTTCCGCGTGCAGCTGCGACTTGTACTTTTCGAGCGCaacgcgcggcggccacgccttggccgcctgGATGCCACGCGACGCAAACAACAGGTCGTGGGTCAGGACCAGCAATATGCACGaggcgagcgtcggcgccggagGAGATAGTGCTCCCTTGGTTCGATTCAAAGGACTTGCGCTGCCAAACCACTTTTCGCGGCCTACGACATCGACCTTGGTGAGGATCGGCTGCAGAGTCGCGCGGAACGACAGTGTGTTGAcgaccagcgcgaggaTGCGCTTTGCATTTCCTGCCGCACGCGCATCTTCCTTCCGATCATCCGCCTGCGCGGTGATCGCCTTGATGGAACCGCGCTTCGCGAGGAtgtcctgcagcgcgcgccccgCACGCACATAGAATTCGGCCATGCTCCGGGAAAAAAACGATCGGGCCCGATCGTCGATCGTAGACCTTCGCAGCGATTCATGGTGGT from Malassezia japonica chromosome 1, complete sequence includes the following:
- a CDS encoding 25S rRNA (cytosine(2278)-C(5))-methyltransferase (EggNog:ENOG503NU3B; COG:D), which encodes MAEFYVRAGRALQDILAKRGSIKAITAQADDRKEDARAAGNAKRILALVVNTLSFRATLQPILTKVDVVGREKWFGSASPLNRTKGALSPPAPTLASCILLVLTHDLLFASRGIQAAKAWPPRVALEKYKSQLHAELVRVQLRMGKSRPEELRSGAEERRIAGRIPRWCRVNTLKTSAEDAVAHLEEQGWSLLEGDTIYKDTQFLRSKHVENVLAFHPHATSRLMKTELFRNGALILQDLASCFPAAVLDPLHDGPKDTTAMDATSAPGNKTSHLSALMQGRGKLTALERAPNRYATLVRLLGRAGCLAREHGNVHPKKTDFLSLDPAEHDAVQYMLLDPSCSGSGIVNRLDYLSGNDDEQDNLEDVDPAEKGQALAARLANLAGLQTNMIRHAMTFPGLTRFTYSTCSIHEEENEAVVQKVLESDEAKAGRWRLVPRDRVLPSWPERGRPDACGGDEAMAAAMVRCTPGGLIDLPEGTVHANATNGFFVCCFEREPKRTASEDGTQKKKKKKRK